Genomic DNA from Streptomyces venezuelae:
CCGGACCGCCCCGCCCTCATCGCCCGCCACCCGTGAGTGTGCCGTCGAACAGCTGGGTGAGCAGGGCCTTCTGGGTGTGCAGGCGGTTCTCCGCCTGCTGGAAGATCCGCGACCGCGGTCCGTCCTTGACGTCGGCGTCGACCTCCTCGCCCCGGTTGGTGGGCATGCAGTCGAGGAACACCGCGTCGTCGCCGGCCAGTCGCATCAGCGGTTCGGTGATCCGCCACCGGTCCGCGAGCCGCGTCCGCGCCTGGATCTCCTCCTGCCCGGCGAGGGTGGGGGACTTCCAGCTGAGGGTGTAGACGGCGGCGCAGTCCCGGACGGCGTCCTCCAGGTCCTCGGTGAGGTCGACGCGCGCGCCGGTGCGGGCGGCGATGTCACGGGCGGCGCGGGTCACGCGCTCCTCGGGGGCGAAGCCGGGCGGGTGGGCGACGGTGACGCGGTGGCCGAGGAGAGCCGCGGCCATCATGGAGGAGTGCAGGACGCCGGGGGTCTTCTGCCGCGGGGAGTAGGACCAGGCGTACACGATCCGTCGGGACGGAACCTCCGCGCCGTACAGTTCGCGCAGTGTCATGAGGTCGGCGAGGACCTGGCAGGGGTGCTCCTCGTCGTCCAGCGCGTTGATGACGGGGATCGTGGCCTGTTCGGCCATCGCGCGCAGCCTGCGGTGTCCGGCGCCGTAGTCGTTCATGTCGTACCAGCGGACCACGAGGGCGTCGAGGTAGCGGTTGAGCACGCCGATGGTGTCCTCGATCGACTCGCGGTTGGCGAGCCGCAGTTCCTCCACCCCGTACGGGTAGCTGTCGGCGCCGAGTTGGGAGGCGGCGACCTGGAACGAGACACGGGTCCTGGTGGACGGCACGTTGAAGAGCAGGCCTATGCAGCGGCCTGCCAGGTGGGCGC
This window encodes:
- a CDS encoding ornithine carbamoyltransferase, which translates into the protein MTARHILRIQDLSAKEMCSLLDLAEAMKRGDDSRAHLAGRCIGLLFNVPSTRTRVSFQVAASQLGADSYPYGVEELRLANRESIEDTIGVLNRYLDALVVRWYDMNDYGAGHRRLRAMAEQATIPVINALDDEEHPCQVLADLMTLRELYGAEVPSRRIVYAWSYSPRQKTPGVLHSSMMAAALLGHRVTVAHPPGFAPEERVTRAARDIAARTGARVDLTEDLEDAVRDCAAVYTLSWKSPTLAGQEEIQARTRLADRWRITEPLMRLAGDDAVFLDCMPTNRGEEVDADVKDGPRSRIFQQAENRLHTQKALLTQLFDGTLTGGGR